The Thermococcus sp. M36 genome includes the window GAACTCGTAATCAAGTTTGGGATATTGAAGCAACAGGCAATTTGTATTTAACAGGAATGAATGCAGGTGATTATAATGCTTTTATTAGCTTAAAAAGAAAATTAAGTAAAACAGTGGGCAACCTGCAATTGGGTTTTCAAAATGTAAACAGAACTCCTTCGTTCATTTTTAATCCGTTAACCACTTTCCCTATAAAAAACAAGCAAAGTTTTAATAAAGAAAATACGACAAGATTATTTGCTGAATATGAAAACCCAAAGCTTGCTTTTAAGTTAAGCGGAGAGTATTATTTAGTAAGCAACTATGTGTTTATGGATAGCTTTTTTACTGCAAGGCAGGAAACAGGTTTGTTCAATGTATTACATATCAGTGCAGAAAAAAAGT containing:
- a CDS encoding putative porin encodes the protein NQSQFFKVGAALQNLKGTFGDTAVHNFYNVYALAEYRNRTRNQVWDIEATGNLYLTGMNAGDYNAFISLKRKLSKTVGNLQLGFQNVNRTPSFIFNPLTTFPIKNKQSFNKENTTRLFAEYENPKLAFKLSGEYYLVSNYVFMDSFFTARQETGLFNVLHISAEKK